ATCAGCGACTTATTTATATTACCATAGAATGTCACTTTATGTCAATATTTATTTTACACCCACCTTGCATGAAGTCTTGTATGGCTACATTAACATATTTTATACTCACCGTCAATAATTATTCGAAAAATTCGACAATTTTCTTCTTAGCCGCCTCTACTTTTTATTTCCGAAATAACACGCATCAGATGGGCAACTAAAATCGCCTAAAAAGTCTTACTTCACTGCGCTCAGCTTAATCTTCACAACCACTTTTCTTACCTGAGCGGCTGAACCGGTGGAGCAGCCGGGGCGATGAATATCAGCCGGCAAAAAAATGGCGTAGTCGCCGGCAGTAAGTTTTACCGGCACCTCATCTACAGTATTTTTATAAAAAATAACATCTTTTTCCGCCAGCCGGTCTTCCAGCACTTCATTCTGCCCGGAAAGAAAACTGCAGCCAATATATTCTTCCCCGGTATGGACATACTGAATGTCAATATACTTCACATGTGCTTCCGCCCGGCGTTCTGTTTTTACCTTGGGCAGATAATCCTGCACGGACGCATACATTACATCGCCATCAATGATGTGCTTACCTGCTTCCAGTTTACCGATATCCGTTTTTTCGAGAAACTCCAGCCCGCGGCGGATCAAAGCAGCGAAAACGCTTTCCTCCTTTTCAAGATTTTTA
This sequence is a window from Veillonellales bacterium. Protein-coding genes within it:
- a CDS encoding YhcH/YjgK/YiaL family protein, with protein sequence MIYGQLKNLEKEESVFAALIRRGLEFLEKTDIGKLEAGKHIIDGDVMYASVQDYLPKVKTERRAEAHVKYIDIQYVHTGEEYIGCSFLSGQNEVLEDRLAEKDVIFYKNTVDEVPVKLTAGDYAIFLPADIHRPGCSTGSAAQVRKVVVKIKLSAVK